A window of Christiangramia forsetii KT0803 contains these coding sequences:
- the mce gene encoding methylmalonyl-CoA epimerase — translation MKRIEHIGIAVKDLEAANKTYATVMGAEHYKTETVESEGVSTSFFQVGESKIELLAATNPESPIAKFIEKRGEGIHHIAFYVDDINTEIERLKGEGFRLLNEIPKPGADNKLVAFMHPKDVNGVLVELCQEK, via the coding sequence ATGAAAAGAATAGAACATATAGGGATAGCGGTAAAAGATCTGGAAGCGGCTAATAAAACATATGCAACTGTGATGGGCGCCGAACATTATAAAACGGAAACAGTAGAAAGTGAAGGAGTTTCTACTTCATTTTTTCAAGTTGGCGAAAGTAAGATTGAATTGCTTGCCGCCACGAATCCGGAAAGTCCCATTGCAAAATTTATTGAAAAGAGAGGCGAGGGCATTCACCACATAGCTTTTTATGTAGACGATATTAATACTGAAATTGAGAGGCTTAAAGGGGAAGGTTTTAGATTGTTAAATGAAATTCCAAAGCCAGGAGCCGACAATAAGTTGGTTGCTTTTATGCACCCAAAAGATGTAAATGGGGTATTGGTAGAACTGTGTCAGGAAAAATAG
- a CDS encoding dipeptide epimerase, with amino-acid sequence MEIKYRSFNLELKNTFTISHGSRDFQPTLIVILSDGEFTGYGEAAATVYYGVSVEKMIASIKSVEPIIAENIHRTPEELWELTFPHLRDDPFAQCALDIAMHDLHGKRNELPLYKMWGLDISNVPLTNYTIGIDTVDTMVRKIKEFPWPLYKIKLGTNKDVAIVKELRKHTNSVFRLDANAAWTLEQAIENSIILKELNVEFLEQPLKPGDVEGMKDLYKKTSLPLIADESCILEGDVEKCAPFFHGVNIKLTKAGGITPGRRMIKKARKLGLKVMVGCMTESTISMSAIGQLLPMLDYVDMDGAMLIRNDIADGVKIYNKKVHFPDRNGTGAKLFNFE; translated from the coding sequence ATGGAAATAAAATACAGATCATTTAATCTTGAACTGAAGAACACCTTTACCATAAGTCATGGTTCGCGAGATTTTCAGCCAACGCTTATTGTAATTCTATCTGATGGAGAATTTACCGGCTATGGTGAAGCTGCCGCTACAGTTTATTACGGAGTTTCAGTGGAAAAAATGATTGCTTCCATCAAATCTGTAGAACCAATTATTGCTGAAAATATTCATCGCACGCCAGAAGAATTATGGGAATTAACATTTCCGCATTTAAGAGACGATCCATTTGCTCAATGCGCCCTGGATATCGCCATGCACGATCTCCATGGGAAAAGAAACGAACTCCCTCTTTATAAAATGTGGGGACTGGATATTTCTAATGTGCCCTTAACCAATTATACCATTGGGATAGATACGGTAGATACTATGGTGCGGAAGATTAAAGAGTTTCCCTGGCCACTATATAAAATAAAATTGGGTACTAATAAAGATGTAGCCATTGTCAAAGAACTTCGAAAACATACAAATTCGGTATTTAGGTTGGATGCGAATGCGGCCTGGACATTAGAGCAGGCGATTGAAAACAGTATTATTTTGAAAGAACTAAATGTAGAATTCCTGGAACAGCCTTTAAAGCCAGGAGATGTAGAAGGAATGAAAGATCTTTATAAAAAAACTTCACTTCCGCTGATTGCAGATGAAAGTTGCATTTTAGAAGGCGATGTAGAAAAATGTGCTCCATTTTTTCATGGCGTGAACATAAAACTTACCAAAGCCGGGGGAATTACACCGGGGAGAAGAATGATAAAAAAGGCACGTAAACTTGGATTAAAAGTGATGGTAGGTTGTATGACGGAATCTACGATTTCAATGTCGGCGATTGGCCAGCTATTACCAATGCTGGATTATGTAGATATGGATGGTGCCATGCTTATTCGTAATGATATTGCAGATGGGGTAAAGATTTATAATAAAAAAGTACATTTTCCCGATAGAAACGGAACCGGTGCAAAATTGTTTAATTTTGAATAA
- the murQ gene encoding N-acetylmuramic acid 6-phosphate etherase has product MNKKSPDTEKVSNYDYLEKMNTFELLSNINKEDHTIAENVKKQIPSIEKLVDEIIPRIDSGGRLFYIGAGTSGRLGVLDASECPPTFGVSPGIVIGLIAGGDTALRNAVENAEDDTNQAWKDLQEYDISEKDVLVGIAASGTTPYVIGGIKDARNNGIITGCITCSSGSPLAEASEYPIEVVTGPEFVTGSTRMKAGTAQKLVLNMISTSVMIKLGRVKGNKMVDMQLSNDKLVGRGIRMIMEDLNIEKEQAEKLLLEHKSVRKVLDAHKNERN; this is encoded by the coding sequence ATGAATAAAAAAAGTCCTGATACCGAAAAAGTTTCAAATTACGATTATCTGGAAAAGATGAACACTTTTGAATTACTTTCCAACATCAATAAAGAAGACCATACTATTGCAGAAAATGTAAAAAAACAGATCCCTTCTATTGAAAAACTGGTAGATGAAATCATACCTAGAATTGATTCTGGAGGAAGATTATTTTACATTGGAGCGGGTACTAGTGGTAGGTTGGGAGTTTTAGATGCATCAGAATGTCCTCCTACTTTTGGGGTAAGCCCGGGGATTGTAATTGGCCTTATAGCAGGTGGGGATACTGCCCTGAGAAATGCCGTGGAAAATGCTGAAGATGATACGAATCAGGCATGGAAAGATCTTCAGGAATATGATATTTCAGAAAAAGATGTGCTTGTAGGGATTGCAGCTTCAGGAACTACACCTTATGTTATTGGCGGAATTAAAGATGCTCGCAATAATGGCATCATTACCGGCTGTATTACCTGTAGTTCCGGGAGCCCGTTGGCTGAAGCTTCAGAATATCCCATTGAAGTGGTTACAGGTCCAGAATTTGTTACCGGAAGTACCAGAATGAAGGCAGGAACTGCTCAAAAATTGGTGCTGAACATGATTTCTACTTCAGTTATGATCAAATTGGGACGGGTTAAGGGCAATAAAATGGTAGATATGCAGCTCTCTAATGATAAACTGGTGGGACGTGGTATTAGAATGATCATGGAAGACCTGAATATTGAAAAAGAACAGGCCGAAAAATTGCTATTAGAGCATAAGAGTGTTAGAAAGGTGCTGGATGCTCACAAAAACGAAAGAAATTAA
- a CDS encoding C40 family peptidase gives MKMKLNYMAIVAFLVFMSCEEKAEKDTTNEADAFISQVSEEYAPDSRVALFDVEAVKKDQSYILKGESNLPAAVEGLKQKMTAQNLKFTDSIRMLPDNEGLEDKTMGVVKISVANLRDEPKHSAQLVTQATLGMPLKVYKKQGGWYYIQTPDGYLGWVDYGGIANKTKEEFSEWKSSEKLIYLKPFGSSHEKPDNNSQSVTDLVAGDILELLSEENGFFKAIYPDGREAFIAKAEAQPYQNWLSSLDMQKEDLVETSKKLMGLPYLWGGTSPKGVDCSGFTKTVYFLNGMVIPRDASQQIHTGKLVDSTKSFENLIPGDLLFFGRPATDSTSERVIHVGMWIGENRFIHSMGDVHVSTMDTTASDFDEYNYNRYLRTKRVFNETDDQLIYLKQKDIFTDANSEVVSE, from the coding sequence ATGAAAATGAAGTTGAATTATATGGCCATAGTGGCTTTTTTGGTATTTATGTCCTGTGAAGAAAAAGCTGAAAAGGATACTACTAATGAAGCAGATGCTTTTATTTCACAAGTAAGTGAAGAATATGCTCCAGATAGTCGGGTAGCGCTTTTTGATGTTGAGGCAGTAAAAAAAGATCAATCTTATATTCTGAAGGGAGAATCTAACCTGCCTGCTGCGGTGGAAGGTCTGAAACAAAAGATGACCGCGCAAAATCTGAAATTTACCGATAGTATAAGAATGCTTCCCGATAATGAAGGTTTGGAAGACAAAACGATGGGGGTGGTAAAAATTTCTGTAGCGAATTTAAGAGACGAACCAAAACATTCAGCTCAACTGGTGACACAGGCTACCTTGGGAATGCCTTTAAAAGTTTACAAAAAACAGGGAGGCTGGTATTATATCCAGACTCCAGATGGTTATCTGGGCTGGGTAGACTACGGCGGAATTGCCAATAAAACTAAAGAAGAGTTTTCAGAATGGAAATCTTCTGAAAAGCTAATTTATCTAAAACCTTTTGGGAGTTCACATGAGAAACCAGATAACAACTCTCAAAGTGTTACAGATCTTGTTGCAGGAGATATTTTAGAGCTTTTAAGCGAAGAAAATGGTTTTTTTAAGGCAATTTATCCTGATGGGAGAGAAGCCTTTATAGCGAAAGCAGAAGCGCAACCTTATCAAAACTGGCTTTCTTCCCTTGACATGCAAAAAGAAGATCTTGTTGAAACTTCCAAAAAACTGATGGGTCTGCCATATTTATGGGGAGGAACTTCGCCAAAAGGAGTAGATTGTAGTGGCTTTACGAAAACGGTATATTTTCTAAACGGGATGGTAATTCCCAGAGATGCTTCCCAGCAGATACACACAGGTAAACTGGTAGATTCCACAAAAAGTTTTGAAAATCTTATTCCCGGAGATCTTTTATTCTTCGGAAGACCAGCAACAGATTCAACTTCAGAACGAGTGATACATGTAGGAATGTGGATTGGAGAGAATCGGTTTATCCATTCCATGGGGGATGTTCATGTAAGTACTATGGACACCACCGCTTCAGATTTTGACGAGTATAATTACAATCGTTATCTGCGTACTAAAAGAGTTTTTAATGAGACCGATGATCAACTAATTTACCTGAAACAGAAAGATATTTTCACAGATGCTAATTCAGAAGTAGTATCAGAATAA
- a CDS encoding ABC transporter permease produces MKFPLYIAKRYLFTKSKSNAINIITIIAAIGVFAGAFSLFIVLSGFSGLRDFSLSFSNEFDPDLKAFPQEGKVIKISEEQINQLQQIDGVETFSKIVEERVILTYKSKEQPAYIKGVDEKYRSVNKIDSSIVFGTWLTNSEPQVVIGNGLSRLLDVGTFNYQNLLKIMVPKPGKGAITMTNLQDAFNTRQTIVSGIYSVNEELDDKYVFTHLNFAKDLLNLGAEEYSAIEFKLRPGVSTDQVTEEINKVFDGNATIKTRAELNDALNKMLNSENLFVYLIFTLVLTIALFNVVGSIIVMILDKRENIKTLHSLGATPNQIKNIFFLQGMLMTGLGGIIGLAVAVVLIILQMNYDLVMITPNLPYPVAMEIENIFIVLITIFTLGFIASYIAAGRSKKALV; encoded by the coding sequence TTGAAATTTCCACTCTATATCGCTAAAAGGTACCTTTTTACTAAAAGTAAAAGCAATGCCATTAATATTATTACCATTATCGCAGCGATTGGAGTTTTTGCAGGAGCATTTTCGTTATTTATCGTACTCAGCGGATTTTCAGGCCTGAGAGATTTCAGTCTTTCCTTTTCCAACGAATTTGATCCCGACCTTAAAGCATTTCCGCAGGAGGGAAAGGTGATCAAAATTTCAGAAGAACAAATCAATCAACTTCAGCAAATTGATGGTGTTGAAACTTTTAGTAAGATCGTTGAAGAAAGGGTGATACTTACTTATAAATCTAAAGAGCAACCCGCTTATATCAAAGGAGTAGACGAAAAGTACAGAAGCGTTAATAAAATTGATAGTTCCATTGTATTTGGAACCTGGCTTACCAACAGTGAACCACAGGTAGTTATAGGGAACGGACTTTCAAGATTGCTTGACGTAGGAACTTTTAATTATCAGAATCTTCTCAAAATCATGGTTCCAAAGCCCGGAAAGGGCGCTATCACGATGACCAATCTTCAGGATGCGTTTAATACCAGACAAACTATTGTAAGTGGTATTTATAGTGTGAATGAAGAACTGGATGATAAATACGTTTTTACACACCTTAACTTCGCAAAAGATCTTCTGAATCTTGGAGCTGAAGAATATTCTGCGATTGAATTTAAATTAAGACCTGGAGTCTCTACAGATCAGGTGACAGAAGAAATCAATAAAGTTTTTGATGGTAATGCAACGATTAAAACACGTGCAGAACTTAATGACGCGCTTAATAAAATGTTGAATTCAGAAAACCTCTTCGTCTATCTTATTTTCACCCTTGTATTGACCATTGCCCTATTTAATGTTGTGGGATCTATCATTGTGATGATCCTGGATAAAAGGGAAAACATCAAAACACTGCATAGCCTAGGCGCTACTCCAAACCAGATTAAAAATATCTTCTTTTTACAGGGAATGTTAATGACTGGTTTAGGAGGGATTATAGGTCTTGCCGTAGCAGTAGTACTTATTATTCTTCAAATGAATTATGATCTGGTAATGATCACACCAAATCTACCTTATCCTGTAGCAATGGAAATCGAAAATATTTTTATTGTTCTAATTACCATTTTCACCCTTGGTTTTATCGCTTCCTATATCGCTGCAGGAAGAAGTAAAAAAGCCCTGGTTTAA
- the dusB gene encoding tRNA dihydrouridine synthase DusB encodes MAKIGNIEVGDFPLLLAPMEDVSDPPFRALCKEQGADVVYTEFISSEGLIREAAKSTMKLDIYEKERPVGIQIFGANLESMLQSVEIVEKSGPDIIDINFGCPVKKVVSKGAGAGILKDIDLMVSLTEAMVKNTSLPITVKTRLGWDHDSIKIVEVAERLQDVGCKAISIHGRTRAQMYKGEADWAPIAEVKNNPRMHIPVFGNGDVDSPEKAMEMRDNFGLDGAMIGRASIGYPWFFREVKHYFETGKHLAPPTLEERVDAARRHLQMAIDWKGERLGVFETRRHYTNYFKGIPHFKEYRMKMVTSDDSVDVFKAFDEVEKEFAGYEFA; translated from the coding sequence TTGGCAAAAATTGGAAATATAGAGGTAGGAGACTTCCCGTTGCTTTTGGCACCGATGGAAGATGTGAGTGACCCGCCGTTTCGCGCACTTTGCAAGGAACAGGGAGCAGACGTGGTGTATACTGAATTTATCTCTTCTGAAGGGCTTATTCGTGAAGCCGCGAAAAGCACTATGAAACTCGATATTTACGAAAAAGAACGTCCTGTTGGAATTCAAATTTTTGGAGCCAATTTGGAGTCTATGCTTCAATCGGTTGAAATTGTTGAAAAATCGGGCCCCGATATTATAGACATCAATTTTGGATGTCCGGTAAAGAAAGTGGTTTCTAAAGGAGCCGGAGCCGGAATTCTGAAGGATATAGACCTAATGGTTTCTTTAACAGAAGCCATGGTAAAAAACACAAGCTTACCCATTACTGTAAAGACGAGATTGGGTTGGGATCATGATTCCATTAAAATTGTGGAGGTAGCAGAAAGATTGCAGGATGTTGGCTGCAAGGCAATTTCTATTCATGGCAGAACCAGGGCCCAGATGTATAAGGGAGAAGCCGACTGGGCGCCTATTGCTGAGGTGAAAAATAATCCAAGAATGCATATTCCTGTTTTTGGAAACGGCGATGTGGATTCACCGGAAAAAGCAATGGAAATGCGTGATAATTTCGGCCTGGATGGCGCTATGATTGGTCGTGCAAGCATTGGCTATCCATGGTTTTTTAGAGAAGTAAAACACTATTTTGAAACCGGAAAACATTTGGCTCCTCCAACGCTGGAAGAGCGCGTAGATGCTGCTAGAAGGCATCTTCAAATGGCGATTGACTGGAAGGGGGAACGTCTAGGTGTATTTGAAACCCGACGTCATTATACCAATTATTTTAAAGGAATTCCGCACTTTAAAGAATATCGAATGAAGATGGTCACCAGTGATGATTCCGTAGACGTTTTTAAAGCTTTCGATGAGGTAGAGAAAGAATTTGCTGGATACGAATTCGCCTAA
- a CDS encoding TonB-dependent receptor domain-containing protein, giving the protein MLKNKFIPLVVLLIPYVFFSQNSVSGKILNQDNDPVAFANVILLSAKDSTSVYKGSTSEEDGSFVIENVEDSTYLLKVSFVGYAEYLQKLRVKGDTNIPLISLEEASDALDEVTVNARKPKVTREIDRLVFDVENTILSTGNTFEVLKRTPGVIVSQGNLLVKNRAATVYINDRKVYLSSTELQQLLEGFSAENIKSVEVITNPPAKYDAEGGAILNIKTSKNISIGYKGSLNASNTIAIVPKYNVGTSHYYKTDWLNVYASYNYNQRDLVKKDEGFIEYYTPNGDVDSRWLTDFERNTNMNSHSLNTILDFTLSEASTLSLSANIQITPDTDSDINGLTNINDSTNSLDSLFTTDSRLHSQTDNILLAATYNTSLGENGTLAAIGNYINYDNSQFQHIMTNYFDEDGSFLRNNSFTTEAMQNSEIYTGQVDISTPLGSTSFESGLKYSSLRTESGQDYFDTNTGTRQFSEELSDELDYEEDIYAAYASMSKDWEKWSLKLGLRGEYTDVQGVSESMGLVNSQDYFELFPTFYLNYNASEDHSFSAEYSRRITRPRFEDLNTYRYFLNENNFQDGNPNLMPAISNMIKFSYGYKNKLFFDLYWDKANNEIATIPFQDNTNRNLRSSSLNMDFSQQYSFDISYYDYLNDWWTFSAYTSFFYMQNDFPALESGGQIVTNDTFGAYIYAGNFFTLSKDGTFSGEVTTTYIPDYVVGSYEFEESQFGLNFGLRKTFFDSRLITTVNVEDVFNTMNMPLRSQYLNQNNSFFAMPESRMIRFGVTYKFGNFKLGDNKRAITADESERLETKNP; this is encoded by the coding sequence ATGCTGAAAAATAAGTTCATCCCCCTTGTTGTCCTATTAATTCCATATGTTTTCTTTTCTCAGAATTCGGTTTCAGGAAAAATACTAAATCAGGATAATGATCCGGTGGCCTTTGCTAATGTAATTTTACTGAGCGCAAAAGATTCCACCAGCGTATATAAAGGAAGCACTTCAGAAGAAGACGGAAGTTTTGTAATAGAGAATGTAGAAGATAGTACTTACCTTTTAAAAGTCTCTTTTGTAGGATATGCGGAATATCTTCAAAAGCTTCGTGTAAAAGGCGATACAAATATTCCCCTTATCAGTCTTGAAGAGGCATCAGACGCCCTGGACGAAGTAACTGTAAATGCCAGAAAACCTAAGGTAACCAGAGAGATAGACAGGTTGGTCTTTGATGTGGAGAACACTATACTTTCTACCGGAAACACTTTTGAAGTTTTAAAAAGGACACCGGGAGTGATCGTGAGCCAGGGAAATTTGTTAGTAAAGAACAGAGCTGCCACAGTTTACATCAATGACAGGAAGGTGTATTTAAGCTCAACCGAACTGCAACAATTACTGGAAGGTTTTTCTGCGGAAAATATAAAATCTGTTGAAGTAATTACCAATCCTCCGGCAAAATATGATGCAGAAGGCGGTGCTATTCTGAATATCAAGACTTCAAAAAATATTTCCATTGGCTACAAAGGAAGTTTGAATGCTTCCAATACCATTGCTATAGTTCCCAAGTATAATGTTGGTACCAGCCATTATTATAAAACAGACTGGTTAAATGTGTATGCAAGTTATAATTACAACCAGCGGGATTTAGTAAAAAAGGACGAAGGCTTTATAGAATATTATACACCTAACGGTGACGTTGATTCAAGGTGGTTAACCGATTTTGAGAGGAATACGAATATGAATTCACACAGCCTTAATACCATTCTTGACTTTACACTTAGTGAAGCGAGTACATTAAGTCTGAGTGCCAATATCCAGATTACTCCAGACACTGACAGTGATATAAACGGTTTGACGAATATCAATGACAGTACGAATTCGCTGGATTCATTATTCACAACAGATAGTCGACTACACAGCCAAACAGATAATATACTTCTTGCGGCTACTTATAATACCAGTCTTGGTGAAAATGGAACTTTAGCTGCCATTGGAAATTATATCAATTATGATAATAGCCAATTTCAGCATATCATGACGAATTATTTTGACGAGGACGGGAGTTTTTTAAGAAATAATTCTTTCACAACAGAAGCGATGCAAAATAGTGAGATCTACACGGGACAGGTAGACATTTCAACCCCATTAGGTTCTACAAGTTTTGAATCTGGGTTGAAATATTCCAGTTTACGAACAGAAAGCGGGCAGGATTATTTTGATACCAACACGGGAACGAGACAATTTTCAGAAGAATTATCTGATGAACTTGATTATGAGGAAGATATTTACGCCGCTTATGCCAGTATGTCTAAAGACTGGGAAAAATGGTCTCTGAAATTAGGGCTGCGCGGAGAATATACCGATGTACAGGGAGTTTCAGAAAGTATGGGATTGGTTAATTCCCAGGATTATTTTGAACTATTTCCTACATTCTACCTGAATTATAATGCATCTGAAGACCATTCATTTAGTGCGGAATATAGTAGACGAATTACCAGGCCACGTTTTGAAGATTTAAATACCTATAGATATTTTCTGAATGAGAATAATTTTCAGGACGGAAATCCAAATTTGATGCCTGCGATTTCGAATATGATCAAATTTAGTTATGGATATAAGAATAAATTATTTTTTGATCTCTACTGGGACAAGGCCAATAATGAGATTGCAACCATACCTTTTCAGGATAATACTAACAGAAATCTTCGATCTTCCAGTTTGAATATGGATTTTTCTCAGCAATATAGTTTTGATATAAGCTATTATGATTATTTGAATGATTGGTGGACTTTTTCTGCCTATACCTCATTTTTCTATATGCAAAATGATTTTCCGGCTTTGGAAAGTGGAGGCCAGATTGTGACCAATGATACTTTTGGAGCCTATATATATGCCGGGAATTTCTTTACATTATCTAAGGATGGCACTTTTTCCGGGGAAGTTACTACCACCTATATTCCAGATTATGTAGTGGGTTCGTATGAATTTGAAGAATCTCAATTTGGTTTGAACTTCGGTTTAAGAAAGACTTTTTTCGATTCCAGGTTAATTACCACCGTGAATGTTGAAGACGTTTTTAATACGATGAACATGCCGTTGCGATCTCAATATTTAAATCAGAATAACTCTTTTTTCGCCATGCCAGAGTCACGTATGATCAGGTTTGGAGTCACCTATAAATTTGGAAATTTCAAACTAGGTGATAATAAGAGAGCGATCACTGCAGACGAAAGTGAACGTTTAGAAACTAAAAATCCATAA
- a CDS encoding glycoside hydrolase family 10 protein, which produces MLFLNACKSTKVAPPKPVEPQVEEEKSEQNVDQVPEVEEPEASSENKIVEPPIDIEEFRGAWIATVANINWPSKNNLSTEAQKAEAIEMLDFLENHNFNAVILQVRPQADALYDSEIEPWSYFLTGKSGKAPQPYYDPLKFWIEEAHNRGLELHVWLNPYRAHHTTGKEIGEKSIVKTNPELVMELKNGMWWMDPGSSKVQDHSAAVVMDIVKRYDIDAVHFDDYFYPYASYNGKKDFPDEKSWEKYVNSGGELSRGDWRRKNVNDFIERIAEEIKAEKSFVKFGISPFGIWRPGFPKGISGMDQYEELYADAKLWLNKGWIDYFTPQLYWPTRQIGQSFPVLLGWWESENVVGRHVWPGINLGLEDKEENKGEIASQILISRGILRDNPGTVHWNIGPLMKNDRLAKSLINGPYDRNATVPASPWLDSEVPNTPEFELKNLEDAIQLNWIKNESDKAFRSVVYYRYENSGWEFKILNLNSGKLEIPKLNSGEKKLEKIGVTAVDRLGNQSDFEEIDIKNK; this is translated from the coding sequence ATGCTATTTCTAAATGCCTGTAAATCCACTAAGGTAGCTCCACCAAAACCTGTTGAGCCACAGGTGGAGGAAGAAAAATCAGAGCAAAATGTAGATCAGGTTCCGGAAGTAGAAGAACCGGAAGCATCTTCAGAAAATAAGATAGTTGAACCACCCATTGATATTGAAGAATTTAGAGGAGCCTGGATAGCCACCGTTGCAAATATTAACTGGCCTAGCAAAAACAATCTTTCTACTGAAGCTCAGAAAGCCGAAGCTATTGAAATGCTGGATTTTCTAGAGAACCATAATTTCAATGCTGTAATTTTGCAAGTAAGACCACAGGCAGATGCTCTTTACGATAGTGAAATTGAACCCTGGTCTTACTTTCTAACTGGAAAAAGTGGAAAAGCACCACAGCCATATTATGATCCCTTGAAATTCTGGATTGAAGAAGCTCATAATCGGGGATTGGAATTACACGTATGGCTAAATCCTTATAGGGCACATCATACAACTGGAAAGGAAATAGGGGAGAAGTCTATTGTTAAAACCAACCCAGAACTGGTGATGGAATTAAAAAATGGAATGTGGTGGATGGATCCGGGGAGTAGTAAGGTTCAGGATCATTCAGCAGCTGTGGTCATGGATATTGTAAAAAGATATGATATTGATGCGGTTCATTTTGACGATTACTTTTATCCATATGCTTCTTATAACGGTAAAAAAGACTTCCCCGACGAAAAAAGTTGGGAGAAGTATGTGAATAGTGGCGGAGAACTTTCCAGGGGAGATTGGAGAAGGAAAAATGTAAACGATTTTATTGAAAGGATCGCCGAGGAGATTAAAGCTGAAAAGTCTTTCGTAAAATTTGGAATTAGTCCATTTGGAATCTGGAGACCGGGATTTCCAAAGGGAATTAGTGGTATGGATCAATATGAAGAACTCTATGCCGATGCTAAATTATGGCTGAATAAAGGCTGGATAGATTATTTCACCCCGCAGTTATATTGGCCAACAAGACAGATAGGACAGAGTTTCCCCGTGCTTCTTGGTTGGTGGGAATCTGAAAATGTAGTAGGCCGTCATGTATGGCCTGGAATAAACCTTGGTTTGGAAGATAAAGAAGAGAATAAAGGAGAGATCGCCTCTCAAATCCTTATTTCAAGAGGTATATTAAGAGATAATCCAGGAACAGTTCACTGGAATATTGGTCCACTTATGAAAAATGACAGACTTGCGAAATCTTTAATAAATGGGCCTTATGATCGCAATGCAACTGTTCCCGCAAGTCCATGGTTAGATTCTGAAGTACCCAATACTCCAGAATTTGAACTTAAAAATTTAGAGGATGCTATTCAGTTAAACTGGATTAAAAATGAGTCGGATAAAGCATTTCGGAGCGTAGTGTATTACCGTTATGAGAATTCTGGCTGGGAGTTTAAAATTTTAAATTTAAATTCAGGAAAATTAGAGATCCCTAAATTAAATTCAGGAGAAAAAAAGCTTGAAAAAATTGGTGTGACCGCAGTGGATAGATTGGGAAATCAAAGTGACTTTGAAGAAATAGACATAAAAAATAAGTAG
- the rbfA gene encoding 30S ribosome-binding factor RbfA → MEETNRQKKIGGLLQKDLADILQNSLRESGRTGILISVSKVRVTTDLSIAKAYVSIFPSKHQEEVIKEINENKSQIKHEMAQRTRHQLRKMPDLSFYVDDSLEYIDGIEKSIKGKEDPVANPDLLDKRKKS, encoded by the coding sequence ATGGAAGAAACAAACAGACAAAAGAAGATAGGTGGATTGTTGCAGAAGGACCTGGCCGATATTTTACAAAATTCTCTTAGAGAAAGCGGCAGGACAGGAATCTTGATTTCTGTTTCCAAAGTTAGAGTCACTACAGACCTTTCTATTGCCAAGGCTTATGTAAGCATTTTTCCTTCAAAACATCAGGAAGAAGTGATAAAGGAAATTAATGAAAATAAATCTCAAATAAAGCATGAGATGGCTCAACGCACCAGACATCAGTTAAGAAAAATGCCAGATTTGAGCTTTTACGTAGACGATTCCCTGGAATATATAGATGGAATTGAAAAGTCTATAAAAGGTAAAGAAGATCCTGTTGCTAATCCAGATTTATTAGATAAGAGGAAAAAATCTTAA